From the genome of Muricauda sp. SCSIO 64092, one region includes:
- a CDS encoding amidohydrolase family protein, with translation MANNTGKKKPLINCHAHIFTGDYVPPLLGKGILPPLISWVAHLKVFIWVMRYIVMPIRWPDPNRGTVVDKITYQIKQLRKWLYDKYTFFPIVPRIAEVIQFMLVLPTLFIVLCWFDKKLRLGDYPKLQSVNGFLELLETVTLNLLPELLHQIIFILIVLFFLKVTRNLAYSILRKIVKLPGKFNRALFVRYLQMAEFAKYKNQFDILDRLKDQYPTGTQFVVLPMDMKFMKAGGLVARPKEYKNELKDLRGGDVEGYGPYSKNRLLLNKQNYLLQMEKLRDLKETRGDEIHPFVFLHPQRLRQDQKNTANNPKQLKPYFDFNITEEGKVELKDCWLKRYLEPEDSKLKFSGFKIYPALGYYPFDIELLPLWKYAVDHKIPIMTHCTTGTIFYRGWKKRSWNRHPVYYMGNSATKKLRLSATRSRNYQRYFTHPLNFLCLLHPELFQQLLNNYHVDKNVTQEQKQNLIKLFGEPWATEGLKNNLSELKICFGHYGGLAEWKKYLVADRNPHSNQLFKRPAFGSALAHKVDSSELSWYNARAAWEEMDWYTMITSLMLQYPNVYADISYMLHDESIFPLLKQTLGHNRGEVKTTPPHLSHVKLDLPKHPLGSRILYGTDFYMVRSHKTEKDLLGQTQALLSEEEFDLIARSNPKSYLNIS, from the coding sequence ATGGCAAATAACACCGGAAAGAAGAAGCCTCTGATCAATTGTCATGCGCATATATTCACTGGGGATTATGTACCACCATTGTTAGGGAAGGGCATACTGCCTCCTCTGATTAGTTGGGTGGCACATCTTAAGGTGTTTATCTGGGTGATGCGCTATATTGTAATGCCTATACGATGGCCGGATCCTAATCGCGGAACCGTTGTGGACAAAATAACGTACCAAATAAAACAGTTACGAAAATGGCTGTATGACAAGTATACTTTTTTTCCTATTGTACCCAGAATTGCAGAGGTTATTCAGTTTATGTTGGTATTGCCCACTTTGTTCATTGTTTTGTGTTGGTTTGACAAGAAACTGAGATTAGGAGATTACCCAAAACTCCAATCGGTAAATGGGTTTTTGGAACTATTGGAGACTGTAACACTCAATCTTCTACCAGAGCTCTTGCACCAAATAATATTCATACTCATAGTGTTGTTTTTTTTAAAGGTCACGCGAAATCTGGCCTATTCCATATTACGAAAGATTGTCAAACTGCCTGGGAAATTTAATCGTGCTCTTTTTGTGCGATACCTTCAAATGGCCGAATTTGCCAAATACAAGAATCAATTCGATATTCTGGACAGGCTTAAAGATCAGTATCCTACAGGGACCCAATTCGTGGTGCTACCAATGGATATGAAATTTATGAAAGCCGGCGGACTGGTTGCAAGACCCAAAGAATATAAGAATGAACTCAAAGATTTAAGAGGTGGTGATGTTGAAGGGTATGGGCCATATTCGAAAAATAGATTACTGTTAAATAAGCAAAACTATCTTTTACAAATGGAGAAACTCAGGGATCTCAAGGAAACCCGAGGCGATGAAATACACCCCTTTGTTTTTCTTCATCCACAGCGCCTTAGGCAGGATCAAAAAAATACAGCCAACAATCCAAAACAGCTCAAACCTTATTTTGATTTCAATATTACGGAAGAGGGCAAAGTCGAATTAAAAGATTGCTGGCTTAAACGTTATTTGGAGCCCGAAGATTCAAAGCTCAAGTTTTCAGGATTTAAGATTTATCCAGCTTTAGGTTATTATCCTTTTGATATTGAATTGTTGCCACTATGGAAGTATGCCGTGGACCACAAGATACCTATTATGACGCATTGCACCACGGGCACCATATTTTACCGGGGCTGGAAAAAACGTAGTTGGAACAGACACCCGGTCTACTACATGGGCAATAGTGCTACCAAAAAATTGCGTTTATCCGCCACTAGGTCCAGAAATTATCAACGTTACTTTACCCATCCCTTAAATTTCCTTTGCTTGTTACATCCGGAACTCTTTCAACAACTTCTGAATAATTATCATGTTGATAAGAATGTGACACAGGAACAAAAACAGAATCTGATAAAACTTTTTGGAGAGCCTTGGGCAACTGAAGGTTTAAAGAACAATTTAAGTGAACTAAAAATCTGTTTTGGCCACTATGGTGGATTGGCCGAATGGAAGAAGTACCTTGTTGCCGATCGTAATCCACATAGTAACCAATTATTCAAGAGACCGGCATTTGGATCCGCTCTGGCACATAAGGTTGATTCTTCGGAGCTTTCCTGGTATAATGCAAGAGCAGCATGGGAAGAGATGGACTGGTATACCATGATTACAAGTTTGATGCTTCAATATCCCAATGTTTATGCGGACATCAGTTACATGCTGCACGATGAATCCATATTCCCATTGTTAAAGCAAACCCTTGGTCATAATCGGGGAGAAGTTAAGACAACGCCACCACACCTTTCCCATGTGAAATTGGATTTGCCCAAGCATCCCCTAGGAAGTCGGATACTCTACGGAACAGATTTTTATATGGTTCGTAGCCACAAGACCGAAAAGGACTTGTTGGGACAAACACAGGCCTTATTATCTGAGGAGGAATTTGACTTGATTGCCCGAAGCAATCCTAAATCCTATTTAAACATTTCCTAG